From the Candidatus Zixiibacteriota bacterium genome, one window contains:
- the lptC gene encoding LPS export ABC transporter periplasmic protein LptC: MRRLIVMIGCLACGWLMVSCGDNSSELAPARSAAQNAPDQFMTNAEIYLTSDGIRKGTIKSDSLKIYSRIDTTLLYQVEMFFFDSLGNHTSTLTADSARVSQRSNSMCAMGHVKAWRTDNRRIQADSLRWDAKSEKIVTEGYVEIYRGDDILTGYGLETDQRLEQTIIKRNPRGTFSEPAKNNR, encoded by the coding sequence ATGCGACGGCTGATTGTCATGATCGGGTGTCTGGCCTGCGGCTGGCTGATGGTTAGTTGCGGCGACAATTCATCGGAGTTGGCGCCGGCGCGGAGCGCAGCGCAAAACGCACCGGATCAATTCATGACCAATGCCGAAATCTACCTGACCAGTGACGGCATCCGCAAAGGGACGATCAAGTCGGACTCGCTCAAGATCTATTCGCGCATTGATACGACCTTACTTTATCAAGTCGAGATGTTCTTCTTCGATTCTTTGGGCAACCACACGTCGACGCTGACAGCCGATTCGGCGCGGGTGAGCCAGCGCTCGAACTCGATGTGCGCGATGGGGCATGTCAAGGCGTGGCGCACCGACAACCGCCGGATTCAAGCCGATTCGCTGCGCTGGGACGCCAAGTCGGAGAAGATTGTCACCGAGGGGTACGTGGAAATCTACCGGGGCGATGATATTCTCACCGGCTACGGTCTGGAGACGGACCAGCGGCTGGAACAGACGATCATCAAACGCAATCCGCGAGGGACGTTCAGTGAACCGGCCAAGAACAATCGTTAG
- a CDS encoding DUF1926 domain-containing protein, producing the protein MNQVKFCFGIHNHQPVGNFGWVIEEAYQKSYLPFLQLLSRYPDFRISLHFTGVLLEWIKQYHPDMFDLLGSLINRRQVELLTGGMYEPILPAIPDRDKRGQIEMQTEFIRREFGVTPIGMWLAERVWEPTLPIHLRAAGVKYTILDDIHFRYSGLCADELDGYYLTEDQGAALGLFPIAKRLRYTIPFADPDATVSYLRGLAGGDGHRLGVYADDGEKFGVWPRTYEHCFVDGWLERFLRTISENLDWIEMLTFGEAFAQLPPRGRVYLPTASYSEMNEWAMPADVIEHYDDFVHRLKELHLFDAHEAFIKGGYWRNFQTKYAESNLLHKRMLYVSELLERSRKSLTLEDYESARQLLFAGQCNCPYWHGVFGGLYLPHLRGAVYQETIASEALLRRSLGQAKSGVMVEVADFDCDGADEIIVTGKAQKAFIAPALGGAIVELDQLDIAKNLVDVVSRRKEGYHRKLLTPPDTAAAGTKSIHDLVLVKEDGLEKLLLEDNYRRAFFVDHLFSPGESLERFVLSHAAELSVLTAHKYDHRHESTSQGLAVTLTAAPTVATPLGEVQIESSKRFRFADSGGSIVAQYRLHNPSSATLVADFGVEFGCGSFTWPPNESELRAAGHPADLTAPLSISNCREVLLHSRLYDFALRWRVKSAAEWWSHPLYTVSLSEGGFEKVMQGLILVPRWPIRLAPGESWETEITLDFFTEFSQRKS; encoded by the coding sequence GTGAACCAAGTCAAATTCTGCTTCGGAATCCATAATCATCAACCGGTCGGCAACTTCGGCTGGGTCATCGAAGAGGCCTACCAGAAATCATACCTGCCGTTTCTTCAGCTTCTGTCGCGCTATCCCGATTTCCGCATCTCGTTGCATTTCACCGGCGTGCTGCTGGAGTGGATCAAGCAGTACCATCCCGACATGTTCGATTTACTCGGCTCGCTCATCAATCGCCGGCAAGTGGAACTGCTCACCGGCGGCATGTACGAGCCAATTCTGCCGGCGATCCCCGACCGCGACAAGCGCGGGCAGATCGAGATGCAGACTGAGTTCATCCGCCGCGAATTCGGCGTGACGCCGATCGGCATGTGGCTGGCCGAACGTGTCTGGGAGCCGACGCTGCCGATCCATCTGCGCGCCGCCGGTGTGAAGTACACGATTCTCGATGATATCCATTTTCGTTACTCCGGCCTTTGTGCCGACGAACTGGATGGCTACTACCTGACCGAAGACCAGGGCGCCGCCCTCGGCCTGTTCCCCATCGCCAAACGCCTGCGCTATACGATTCCCTTCGCCGATCCCGACGCCACCGTCAGTTACCTGCGCGGTCTTGCCGGCGGCGATGGCCACCGCCTTGGCGTCTACGCCGACGACGGCGAAAAATTCGGCGTCTGGCCGAGAACCTACGAACATTGTTTCGTCGATGGCTGGCTCGAACGATTCTTGCGCACCATCAGCGAGAATCTCGACTGGATCGAAATGCTCACCTTCGGCGAGGCCTTCGCCCAATTGCCGCCGCGCGGCCGAGTCTACCTTCCGACCGCTTCCTATTCCGAGATGAACGAATGGGCTATGCCGGCGGATGTGATCGAGCATTACGACGATTTCGTTCATCGGCTGAAAGAACTCCACCTTTTCGATGCCCATGAGGCATTCATCAAGGGCGGCTACTGGCGCAACTTCCAGACCAAGTATGCCGAGAGCAACCTGCTCCACAAGCGGATGCTCTACGTCAGTGAACTGCTGGAACGCAGCCGCAAAAGTTTGACCCTCGAGGACTACGAATCCGCCCGCCAACTGCTCTTCGCCGGCCAATGCAATTGCCCCTACTGGCACGGCGTCTTCGGCGGCCTCTACTTGCCCCACCTGCGCGGTGCCGTGTATCAGGAAACCATCGCTTCGGAAGCGCTCTTGCGTCGCTCGCTCGGCCAGGCCAAATCCGGGGTCATGGTCGAAGTCGCCGACTTCGATTGCGACGGCGCCGACGAGATCATCGTTACCGGCAAAGCGCAGAAAGCTTTCATTGCGCCCGCGCTCGGCGGCGCCATTGTCGAGCTGGATCAACTCGACATCGCCAAGAACCTGGTCGATGTCGTCAGTCGGCGCAAAGAAGGTTACCATCGCAAGCTTCTGACTCCCCCCGATACCGCCGCCGCCGGCACGAAGTCGATCCACGATTTGGTGCTGGTCAAGGAGGATGGGCTGGAGAAGCTGTTGCTGGAGGACAACTACCGTCGCGCCTTCTTTGTCGATCACCTTTTTTCTCCCGGCGAATCGCTCGAACGCTTCGTCTTGTCTCATGCGGCCGAACTGTCTGTCCTGACCGCGCACAAGTACGACCATCGGCACGAATCCACTTCTCAGGGCCTTGCGGTCACGCTCACGGCGGCGCCGACCGTTGCGACGCCCCTGGGAGAGGTGCAAATCGAATCATCCAAGCGTTTCCGCTTCGCCGATTCCGGCGGTTCCATCGTCGCCCAGTACCGGTTGCATAACCCCAGCTCCGCCACGCTGGTCGCCGACTTCGGCGTTGAGTTCGGCTGCGGCAGCTTCACCTGGCCGCCAAACGAATCTGAACTTCGCGCCGCCGGCCATCCGGCTGACCTCACGGCGCCGCTAAGCATTTCCAACTGCCGCGAGGTGCTCCTTCACAGTCGTCTCTACGACTTCGCGCTCCGCTGGCGCGTCAAATCCGCCGCCGAATGGTGGTCACATCCGCTCTACACAGTGTCGCTATCCGAGGGCGGCTTTGAAAAAGTTATGCAGGGATTGATTCTGGTGCCGCGCTGGCCCATTCGACTTGCGCCGGGCGAATCGTGGGAGACCGAAATCACCCTCGACTTCTTTACCGAATTCAGTCAGCGGAAATCTTGA